DNA sequence from the Paenibacillus physcomitrellae genome:
GGGTGCTTTTCACCGTTCCCTCACGGTACTGCTTCACTATCGGTCCCTAGGGAGTATTTAGCCTTACCTGATGGTCCTGGCAGATTCATACGGGGTTTCACGTGCCCCGCCCTACTCGGGATCCGTCTCGGAGGGAATAGACTTTCGGTTACAGGGCTTTTACCTCTTTTAGCGGGCCTTTCCAGACCTCTTCGCCTACCCTATTCCTTTGTAACTCCATGTGAGACGTCCCACAACCCCAAGAGGCAAGCCTCTTGGTTTAGGCTCTTCCGCGTTCGCTCGCCGCTACTGACGGAATCACTACGTGTTTTCTCTTCCTCAAGGTACTTAGATGTTTCAGTTCCCCTGCTCTGCCTCTTCGCAACCTATGTATTCAGTTACGAGTGACTGGCTATTACACCAGCCGGGTTGCCCCATTCGGACATCCCCGGATCAAAGCTGGCTTACAGCTCCCCGAGGCCTTATCGTTGTTCGCCACGTCCTTCTTCGGCTCCTAGCGCCTAGGCATCCTCCGTGTGCTCTTAGTAGCTTAACCAATTCGCTCCTGTTTTTGGCTGACGGCTCTGTTCCTCCTTCGTTTCTGTGATTGAAGTCAACCCAGGAAGAAACGAACTCGCAAAGGATCCATCATCTCAAAAACACTCGCTCTATGATTAGCACGTTTACTTGTTCTCTACGATCACAAGTTCAGCTAAAAAAGAATGTTCTAATTCGCATTTGTTGTTTCGTTATCCAGTTTTCAAGGATCAAAGCAGTTTCTTCGAAACTGCGGCCTGTGTGAATTTCGGTCAATCTATTCGGAATGATGAAATTCATACAGTTATTTAGATGGTGGAGCCAAGGAGGATCGAACTCCTGACCTCCTGCTTGCAAGGCAGGCGCTCTCCCAGCTGAGCTATGGCCCCATACTATACTCCAAAAAGTGAAGTGCAGCTCTGAGGTTGATTCCCATTACTTTTCGGGGACCTCATGCATACAATGGTGGGCCCTAGTGGACTCGAACCACCGACCTCACCCTTATCAGGGGTGCGCTCTAACCAACTGAGCTAAGGGCCCTAACTTTATGATTTTGTAACCCTTGTAAGGGTTGCGCTTGGCGACGTCCTACTCTCCCAGGACCCTGCGGTCCAAGTACCATTGGCGCTGGAGGGCTTAACGGTCGTGTTCGGGATGGGTACGTGTGGAACCCCTCCGCCATCATCACCAAACGCATTGCTTGAAAGAGATTTGCTCTCTCAAAACTGACCAACGAGTGAGAAGTGAAATCTTTGCGAAGCAAAGATACTTCGAGAGCATCCTTCTTCGCCGTATTTGTACCGCTTCACTCAGAAGCGAGGTACTCCATAGAAAGGAGGTGATCCAGCCGCACCTTCCGATACGGCTACCTTGTTACGACTTCACCCCAATCGTCTACCCCACCTTCGGCGGCTGGCCCCCTTGCGGGTTACCCCACCGACTTCGGGTGTTGTAAACTCTCGTGGTGTGACGGGCGGTGTGTACAAGACCCGGGAACGTATTCACCGCGGCATGCTGATCCGCGATTACTAGCAATTCCGACTTCATGCAGGCGAGTTGCAGCCTGCAATCCGAACTGAGACCGGCTTCTAAGGATTCGCTCCAGATCGCTCCTTCGCTTCCCGTTGTACCGGCCATTGTAGTACGTGTGTAGCCCAGGTCATAAGGGGCATGATGATTTGACGTCATCCCCACCTTCCTCCGGTTTGTCACCGGCAGTCACTCTAGAGTGCCCAGCCTTACCTGCTGGCAACTAAAGTCAAGGGTTGCGCTCGTTGCGGGACTTAACCCAACATCTCACGACACGAGCTGACGACAACCATGCACCACCTGTCTCCCCTGTCCCGAAGGAAAGGACCATCTCTGATCCGGTCAGGGGGATGTCAAGACCTGGTAAGGTTCTTCGCGTTGCTTCGAATTAAACCACATACTCCACTGCTTGTGCGGGTCCCCGTCAATTCCTTTGAGTTTCAGTCTTGCGACCGTACTCCCCAGGCGGAATGCTTAATGTGTTAACTTCGGCACCAAGGGTATCGAAACCCCTAACACCTAGCATTCATCGTTTACGGCGTGGACTACCAGGGTATCTAATCCTGTTTGCTCCCCACGCTTTCGCGCCTCAGCGTCAGTTACAGCCCAGAAAGTCGCCTTCGCCACTGGTGTTCCTCCACATCTCTACGCATTTCACCGCTACACGTGGAATTCCACTTTCCTCTTCTGCACTCAAGCCACCCAGTTTCCAGTGCGACCCGGAGTTGAGCCCCGGGATTAAACACCAGACTTAAATGGCCGCCTGCGCGCGCTTTACGCCCAATAATTCCGGACAACGCTTGCCCCCTACGTATTACCGCGGCTGCTGGCACGTAGTTAGCCGGGGCTTTCTTCTCAGGTACCGTCACTCGGGTAGCAGTTACTCTACCCGACGTTCTTCCCTGGCAACAGAGCTTTACGATCCGAAAACCTTCATCACTCACGCGGCGTTGCTCCGTCAGGCTTTCGCCCATTGCGGAAGATTCCCTACTGCTGCCTCCCGTAGGAGTCTGGGCCGTGTCTCAGTCCCAGTGTGGCCGTTCACCCTCTCAGGTCGGCTACGCATCGTCGCCTTGGTGAGCCGTTACCTCACCAACTAGCTAATGCGCCGCAGGCCCATCCGCAAGTGACAGATTGCTCCGTCTTTCCCAGCTCCCTCATGCGAGGAAACTGCGTATCCGGTATTAGCTACCGTTTCCGGTAGTTATCCCAGTCTTGCAGGCAGGTTGCCTACGTGTTACTCACCCGTCCGCCGCTAAGTCTCAGGAGAGCAAGCTCTCCTAAGGCTCCGCTCGACTTGCATGTATTAGGCACGCCGCCAGCGTTCGTCCTGAGCCAGGATCAAACTCTCCATTAAAGATGGAAGGTCCCTGCCACCCGAAGGCGGTAGGTTTTCCATTAGAAGTTAAGTTTGTGACTCATTTTGAATCTGACGAGATCGGATGAAATTCAATCCGTTAGGATTGTTTCACCCTAAGTATCTCAATTTATTTCTCACTCGTTGTTCAGTTTTCAAAGATCAAACTTGGCTTTCTTCTTCATCGCTGCATCTCAGCGGCGACTTTTATAATATATCATATCGCCCAGTTAGCAGTCAAGCACTTTTTTCAAAAACCTTTTTTCGACTCGTTTGTCGAGGCTTGTACCTTCAAGGGACGATGTTTAATGTATCACACGCAAAGATACCGCGTCAACTATTATATCCAAGTTAATTTTAAACCGATCAGCAGCCCAACTCCCGGCAGTCCCAAAATCAGCACAGTTCCAATTGTAGCAGGGTTTAAAGGGATATGGACTTCCGGTAGAATCCCCGCAATATTGACCGCATAAATACCTACTGCCGCGAGTGCAAAATGAAGGCCCAGTCTTGTGAGCCAGGCAAAGCCTAATTTCCTGCTAATCCAGATATACAGAATGATTACAACTGACAACACTAAAATACCAGCCGCGATAAGTTTCATGATCCAAGTCTCCTTACCATTTGAGGGTTGGTTTGCCGAGGGTAAATATGCTGGCCGAGATGAATTTCTAATTTCTTCGCTTCTTTAAGCTGGATCTGATATCGTCTTTCTGCTGCTTCGAGCGTATAAATAGCCACATCAACCTCATCCTGTCCTACTGCCGACTGAAATGCCCAATGGGCTCTTTGCCATTCCTTGTGTGCTTTGAGCACCTCGTAATAAACCCTTTCCCGCTCCTCCATGTCCAGCCTTTGCTGCTTCCGATCACCTGCATTCGAGAACAAAGAACCCCACTTCATGTTTATCCTTCCTTTCCCAGCCGGGCTTATACAGCTCTCTTCACTAAAAAGAAAGGCCTGGCCTTTTTATTTCATACTTACGCCAGGAGGACAAACTTAGAACTTGAACTTCCGTTTTGGGCGCTTACTTGGGGGGCCTTATTTAGTCGCTTACTTAGATTGTTTACTTTAAGTGCTTACTTTGTGCTCATACTCCGTTTATAAAAACAAAAAAAGAAGCCCTCATCTAATCTCGGGCTTCTTCCAGTTTGGCACTCATTAATATAAATTAGATCAATTCAGCTCTCTCCGGCCTTCAAGCGCCTTGGAAAGCGTGACCTCATCG
Encoded proteins:
- a CDS encoding pro-sigmaK processing inhibitor BofA family protein, coding for MKLIAAGILVLSVVIILYIWISRKLGFAWLTRLGLHFALAAVGIYAVNIAGILPEVHIPLNPATIGTVLILGLPGVGLLIGLKLTWI
- a CDS encoding DUF2508 family protein, translated to MKWGSLFSNAGDRKQQRLDMEERERVYYEVLKAHKEWQRAHWAFQSAVGQDEVDVAIYTLEAAERRYQIQLKEAKKLEIHLGQHIYPRQTNPQMVRRLGS